One Desulfobacterales bacterium genomic region harbors:
- a CDS encoding Crp/Fnr family transcriptional regulator: MEIIQHLNAISLFNGLTKDQYNDLAMILTDQEFNRGQTIFNEGDDGVGFYVIVTGRVKIYKVSPDGKEQILHILGPGDPFAEVAVFSSNRYPAHAEALRKSRLLFFPKDSFLKLVRDTPSLSLNMLASMSMRLKRFSHMIEALSLKEVPGRLAAHILYLREKRQGAPEVELDMAKAQLASLLGTIPETLSRILAKMSKQELIRINGPKITILDPEGLAALAEGETRLS, from the coding sequence ATGGAAATCATCCAGCACCTCAACGCCATCAGCCTGTTCAACGGCCTGACCAAAGACCAGTACAATGACCTGGCCATGATCCTGACCGACCAGGAATTCAACCGCGGTCAGACCATCTTCAACGAGGGCGATGACGGGGTGGGCTTTTACGTGATCGTCACCGGCCGGGTGAAGATCTACAAGGTATCGCCGGACGGCAAGGAACAGATCCTCCACATCCTCGGCCCGGGCGACCCCTTTGCCGAGGTGGCGGTGTTCAGCAGCAACCGCTATCCGGCCCATGCCGAGGCCCTGCGGAAAAGCCGGCTCCTGTTTTTTCCCAAGGACTCCTTTCTCAAGCTGGTCAGGGACACCCCCTCCCTGTCCCTGAACATGCTCGCCTCCATGTCCATGCGGTTGAAACGCTTCTCGCACATGATCGAGGCCCTGTCACTCAAGGAGGTCCCGGGCCGGCTGGCCGCCCATATCCTCTACCTGCGGGAAAAACGGCAAGGCGCGCCCGAGGTTGAACTGGACATGGCCAAGGCCCAGCTCGCCAGCCTGCTGGGTACAATCCCGGAGACCCTTTCCCGGATCCTGGCCAAGATGAGCAAGCAGGAATTGATCCGCATCAACGGCCCGAAAATCACCATCCTCGATCCGGAAGGACTGGCCGCTCTGGCCGAGGGCGAGACCCGGCTTTCCTGA
- the mutM gene encoding bifunctional DNA-formamidopyrimidine glycosylase/DNA-(apurinic or apyrimidinic site) lyase, translating into MPELPEVEVTRLGLAPLLPGRRVMRIYSSDKELRLPLPGKLLRQWIMHAVVRRVDRRAKYLLIRMDNGAVLVVHLGMSGRLALMPANAPRAKHDHFRLGLDNGRELRFNDSRRFGAIQVLPPGRKHEKDFFKNHGPEPLGRSFTAGYMLERASIRKQPVKLFLMDGRVVAGIGNIYANEILFAAGIRPDTPAGKLNEKQWQAVVRHCRRILRLAIRSGGTTISDFLNASGESGYFQLDLRIYGRAGQPCRICATPVIRTVLGGRATYYCPTCQKS; encoded by the coding sequence ATGCCGGAACTCCCTGAAGTCGAAGTCACCCGCCTGGGCCTTGCCCCCCTGCTGCCCGGCCGCCGGGTGATGCGCATATATTCGTCCGACAAAGAGCTGCGGTTGCCCCTGCCCGGAAAACTCCTGCGCCAATGGATCATGCACGCCGTTGTCCGCCGGGTGGACCGGCGGGCCAAGTACCTTCTCATCCGGATGGACAATGGCGCGGTGCTGGTCGTCCATCTGGGGATGAGCGGCCGGTTGGCCCTGATGCCGGCGAACGCCCCTCGTGCCAAGCACGATCATTTCCGGTTAGGCCTGGACAACGGCCGGGAACTGCGTTTCAACGACAGCCGCCGCTTCGGCGCAATCCAGGTGCTGCCGCCGGGCCGGAAACACGAAAAAGATTTTTTCAAAAACCACGGGCCAGAGCCCCTGGGGCGTTCTTTTACCGCCGGGTATATGCTAGAACGAGCCAGCATCCGGAAACAACCGGTGAAGCTTTTTCTCATGGACGGCCGGGTGGTGGCCGGGATCGGCAACATCTATGCCAATGAGATTCTTTTTGCCGCCGGGATCCGGCCGGATACCCCGGCCGGAAAACTGAACGAAAAACAATGGCAGGCCGTGGTCCGCCATTGCCGGAGGATCCTCCGGCTGGCCATCAGAAGCGGCGGCACCACCATCAGTGATTTTCTGAACGCCAGCGGCGAGAGCGGTTATTTCCAGCTCGACCTGCGGATCTACGGCCGCGCCGGCCAGCCCTGCCGGATTTGCGCCACCCCGGTGATCAGGACCGTACTCGGCGGCCGGGCCACCTATTACTGCCCGACCTGCCAGAAATCGTAA